The following are from one region of the Oreochromis aureus strain Israel breed Guangdong linkage group 1, ZZ_aureus, whole genome shotgun sequence genome:
- the LOC116311689 gene encoding PEST proteolytic signal-containing nuclear protein isoform X2 — protein sequence MADNERKRRGNTDDRGPQEEGGRVKTKPVSCSTVGGEGTAVKRTSQHLTHEDEDEPSADPPAPTKVSKIGFSMSSQLGKKTNPISIKLGAPKPKETAPSLPAKKPGLASVFNEDDDSEPEEMPPEAKMRMKNIGRETPTSAGPNSFNKGKQGFSDHQKLWERKLKSQSENL from the exons ATGGCGGATAACGAACGTAAAAGGAGGGGTAACACCGACGACAGAG GGCCGCAGGAGGAGGGAGGCAGAGTGAAAACTAAGCCTGTCTCTTGTAGCACTGTGGGGGGAGAAGGGACCGCAGTCAAACGCACATCCCAGCATCTCACCCACGAAGATGAAGACGAGCCTTCAGCAGACCCACCAGCACCAACCAAAGTCTCCAAAATAGGCTTCAGCATGAGCAGTCAATTGGGGAAGAAAACAAACCCCATATCTATTAAACTGGGAGCACCG AAGCCCAAAGAGACTGCACCATCACTTCCTGCAAAAAAGCCGGGCCTAGCGTCTGTTTTTAACGAAGATGATGAT AGTGAACCTGAGGAGATGCCTCCAGAAGCAAAGATGAGGATGAAGAACATTGGGAG GGAAACGCCAACGTCTGCAGGACCTAATTCCTTCAACAAGGGCAAACAGGGATTTTCCGATCATCAAAAGCTTTGGGAAAGGAAGCTAAAGTCCCAATCAgaaaacttgtaa
- the LOC116311689 gene encoding PEST proteolytic signal-containing nuclear protein isoform X3, whose translation MASHTGKDDGFNNTQIPGNSCSPCTVGGEGTAVKRTSQHLTHEDEDEPSADPPAPTKVSKIGFSMSSQLGKKTNPISIKLGAPKPKETAPSLPAKKPGLASVFNEDDDSEPEEMPPEAKMRMKNIGRETPTSAGPNSFNKGKQGFSDHQKLWERKLKSQSENL comes from the exons ATGGCTAGCCATACAGGTAAAGATGATGGATTTAATAACACCCAGATCCCAGGAAACAGTTGTTCACCTTG CACTGTGGGGGGAGAAGGGACCGCAGTCAAACGCACATCCCAGCATCTCACCCACGAAGATGAAGACGAGCCTTCAGCAGACCCACCAGCACCAACCAAAGTCTCCAAAATAGGCTTCAGCATGAGCAGTCAATTGGGGAAGAAAACAAACCCCATATCTATTAAACTGGGAGCACCG AAGCCCAAAGAGACTGCACCATCACTTCCTGCAAAAAAGCCGGGCCTAGCGTCTGTTTTTAACGAAGATGATGAT AGTGAACCTGAGGAGATGCCTCCAGAAGCAAAGATGAGGATGAAGAACATTGGGAG GGAAACGCCAACGTCTGCAGGACCTAATTCCTTCAACAAGGGCAAACAGGGATTTTCCGATCATCAAAAGCTTTGGGAAAGGAAGCTAAAGTCCCAATCAgaaaacttgtaa
- the LOC116311689 gene encoding PEST proteolytic signal-containing nuclear protein isoform X1, with protein sequence MADNERKRRGNTDDRAGPQEEGGRVKTKPVSCSTVGGEGTAVKRTSQHLTHEDEDEPSADPPAPTKVSKIGFSMSSQLGKKTNPISIKLGAPKPKETAPSLPAKKPGLASVFNEDDDSEPEEMPPEAKMRMKNIGRETPTSAGPNSFNKGKQGFSDHQKLWERKLKSQSENL encoded by the exons ATGGCGGATAACGAACGTAAAAGGAGGGGTAACACCGACGACAGAG CAGGGCCGCAGGAGGAGGGAGGCAGAGTGAAAACTAAGCCTGTCTCTTGTAGCACTGTGGGGGGAGAAGGGACCGCAGTCAAACGCACATCCCAGCATCTCACCCACGAAGATGAAGACGAGCCTTCAGCAGACCCACCAGCACCAACCAAAGTCTCCAAAATAGGCTTCAGCATGAGCAGTCAATTGGGGAAGAAAACAAACCCCATATCTATTAAACTGGGAGCACCG AAGCCCAAAGAGACTGCACCATCACTTCCTGCAAAAAAGCCGGGCCTAGCGTCTGTTTTTAACGAAGATGATGAT AGTGAACCTGAGGAGATGCCTCCAGAAGCAAAGATGAGGATGAAGAACATTGGGAG GGAAACGCCAACGTCTGCAGGACCTAATTCCTTCAACAAGGGCAAACAGGGATTTTCCGATCATCAAAAGCTTTGGGAAAGGAAGCTAAAGTCCCAATCAgaaaacttgtaa
- the stk16 gene encoding serine/threonine-protein kinase 16: MGQTMCVCSRASIIIDNKKYYFVQKLDEGGFSFVDLVEGVKDGHFYALKRILCHDREGRQEAQTEVEMHQMFNHPNVLSLVAHAFVDHGAKTEAWLLLPYMRKGSLWSVLEKLRDKGSSMPEKQILQIFRGICSGLKAIHDKGYAHRDIKPTNVLLDEDDRPVLMDLGSMNRARIEVRGSREAMTIQDWAAQRCTISYRAPELFNVESHCIIDERTDIWSLGCVLYCMMMLEGPYDLIFQKGDSVALAVQNPVSIPPSCRYSEGLQMLLSSIMVSNPQERPNINWVLDQVQDLQSRSPNTQTNMV, translated from the exons ATGGGACAGACAATGTGCGTATGCTCCCGTGCCTCCATCATCATTGATAACAAAAAGTATTACTTTGTCCAGAAGCTCGACGAAGg TGGGTTCAGTTTCGTTGATCTAGTTGAAGGGGTAAAGGATGGGCACTTCTATGCCCTGAAGAGGATCCTCTGTCATGACCGTGAGGGTCGCCAGGAGGCTCAGACAGAGGTGGAGATGCACCAGATGTTTAACCACCCCAACGTCTTGAGCCTGGTTGCACATGCCTTTGTTGATCATGGAGCCAAGACTGAAGCCTGGCTACTTCTGCCATATATGAGA AAAGGCAGTCTGTGGTCTGTTCTGGAGAAGCTGAGAGACAAGGGGAGCTCAATGcctgaaaaacagattttgcaaATCTTTCGTGGTATCTGCTCTGGACTCAAGGCCATTCACGACAAAGGCTATGCACACAG AGACATAAAGCCcacaaatgtgcttctggaTGAGGATGACAGGCCAGTTCTGATGGACCTTGGCTCAATGAACCGTGCCAGGATTGAG GTAAGAGGATCCAGAGAAGCCATGACCATACAGGACTGGGCCGCCCAGCGGTGCACCATTTCCTACAGGGCTCCTGAACTCTTCAATGTTGAGAGCCACTGCATTATAGATGAGCGCACTGATATCTGG TCACTTGGCTGTGTGCTTTACTGTATGATGATGTTGGAAGGGCCGTACGATCTGATATTTCAGAAGGGAGACAGTGTTGCTCTGGCTGTCCAGAATCCGGTATCCATCCCTCCCTCTTGCAG ATACTCGGAGGGTCTGCAGATGCTGCTGAGCTCCATAATGGTGTCAAATCCTCAGGAGAGACCGAACATCAACTGGGTTCTTGATCAAGTACAGGACCTGCAGAGTCGCAGCCCAAACACCCAAACCAACATGGTCTGA
- the mnx2b gene encoding motor neuron and pancreas homeobox 2b produces the protein MEKSKNFRIDALLADETNRCGRDLSPGLSSDSPAGSPVSCRRADTPSPRGVQLQTGIIPKQSVLNLPHPGLASLPQGAIPGMYPAPMYPLSALGGQHPAFAYTGFTHLSQTYPEHLKAAAMAGSLPLEHWIRAGLMMPRLPDYSSGAQSGLLGKCRRPRTAFTSQQLLELENQFKLNKYLSRPKRFEVATSLMLTETQVKIWFQNRRMKWKRSRKAKEQATASTQSEAERLRSSGKTGSNKSSESRRALNPDDRRIALELEDGEEEEDGEDEEEEVAEAPQRGFPLSAGNRVGIQQTTDFLQRNDEAGYSSHSPFSDDELDGVEVGGGDRKIGAGL, from the exons ATGGAGAAATCGAAAAACTTTAGAATCGACGCTCTTCTGGCCGATGAGACCAATCGGTGTGGTCGAGACCTCTCACCCGGTCTGAGCAGCGACAGCCCGGCCGGCAGCCCGGTCTCCTGCCGCCGTGCGGACACTCCTTCCCCGCGAGGAGTGCAACTTCAGACCGGAATAATCCCCAAGCAGAGTGTCCTCAATCTCCCCCATCCGGGTCTTGCATCGCTGCCTCAGGGAGCTATTCCCGGCATGTATCCTGCACCCATGTACCCACTATCGGCGTTGGGTGGACAACACCCTGCGTTCGCCTACACTGGCTTCACGCACCTATCGCAGACCTACCCAGAGCACCTGAAGGCGGCTGCCATGGCTGGATCTCTGCCCCTGGAGCACTGGATCCGTGCTGGGCTCATGATGCCACGACTGCCGGATTACAGCT CGGGTGCTCAGTCAGGCCTGTTGGGGAAATGCAGGAGGCCCCGCACTGCCTTCACCAGCCAGCAGCTCCTGGAGCTGGAGAACCAGTTCAAGCTTAACAAATACCTGTCTAGGCCCAAGCGCTTCGAGGTGGCCACCTCACTCATGCTGACGGAAACACAG GTGAAGATCTGGTTCCAAAATCGGAGGATGAAGTGGAAGCGCAGTCGGAAGGCAAAGGAGCAGGCCACTGCCTCCACCCAGTCTGAGGCAGAGAGACTACGCAGCTCGGGAAAGACAGGCTCCAACAAATCCAGTGAGAGCAGACGAGCTTTGAACCCAGACGACCGAAGGATAGCTCTCGAATTGGAGGatggagaagaggaagaagatggagaggatgaggaggaagaagtaGCGGAGGCGCCCCAGCGTGGCTTTCCTCTTTCTGCGGGTAACCGAGTTGGGATCCAGCAAACCACGGACTTCTTGCAGCGTAACGATGAAGCTGGCTACAGCTCCCACAGCCCTTTCTCTGATGATGAGCTGGATGGGGTGGAAGTGGGTGGGGGTGACAGGAAAATTGGGGCAGGACTGTGA